One window of the Marinicella rhabdoformis genome contains the following:
- the argS gene encoding arginine--tRNA ligase codes for MIGHIRELITNAIEGLQRKGSFDIEGEINFNIERTRDSSHGDYACNVALVLAKPLKKAPRDIAKMVTDELADSSHVLKTDIAGPGFINFYLTDACRLQVVKRILQDKDTYGSNKSGEGKKITVEFVSANPTGPLHVGHGRGAAFGSSLTNVLRQSGYQVHDEYYVNDHGRQMDILATSVWLRYLELCGEQIPFPSNGYKGDYIFDIARKVRKKCGDDYRHDKVAAFAQVHPDEGAGGVEGSGDKEKHIDDLVLNAKELLQKGYDKIFKTALKTILKGIENDLEDFNVFYDEWFSEKSLHDSDTIDRALDKLKEGGHLYKKEGALWFNATHFGDEKDRVVMRENGLKTYFASDIAYLMNKFERGFDHLIYVFGADHHGYIARMKAAAKAMGFDADRITILLVQFAHLFKNGEKLPMSTRSGQFVTLKELVEEVGCDAARFFYVMRSHDQHLDFDMDLAKSETNDNPVHYIQYAHARICSIFRKLEEQSWPHNEEIGHVSIQELNEEHEQDIIKMLSQYPETIQKAGQSYSVNTVANYLRELAQLFHSYYNAHHIRIDNENLRNARLNLCEATRLVLANGLKLLGASAPETMHAEDKK; via the coding sequence ATGATTGGACACATTCGAGAGTTGATTACCAACGCCATTGAAGGCTTACAGCGCAAAGGCAGCTTTGATATTGAAGGAGAAATCAATTTCAACATCGAACGCACGCGCGACAGCAGTCATGGAGATTATGCTTGTAATGTGGCTTTGGTTTTAGCCAAACCATTGAAAAAAGCACCCAGAGACATAGCTAAAATGGTGACAGATGAATTGGCTGACTCATCTCATGTGTTAAAAACAGACATCGCTGGCCCTGGGTTCATCAATTTTTACCTTACCGACGCTTGTCGCTTACAAGTGGTCAAACGAATCTTACAAGACAAAGACACATATGGCAGCAACAAATCAGGTGAAGGTAAAAAAATCACCGTAGAGTTTGTTTCAGCCAATCCAACAGGGCCCTTACATGTGGGACATGGCCGTGGTGCCGCTTTTGGCTCCAGCTTGACCAATGTCTTGCGCCAATCAGGTTATCAGGTGCATGACGAATATTACGTTAATGACCATGGCCGTCAGATGGACATTTTAGCCACCTCTGTTTGGCTGCGTTACCTTGAGCTGTGTGGTGAGCAAATTCCTTTTCCAAGCAATGGTTACAAAGGCGATTATATATTTGATATTGCCAGGAAAGTGCGCAAAAAATGTGGAGATGATTACCGCCATGACAAAGTGGCTGCCTTTGCTCAAGTTCATCCCGATGAAGGTGCAGGGGGTGTCGAAGGCAGTGGTGACAAAGAAAAGCACATTGATGATTTGGTACTGAATGCCAAGGAATTGCTGCAAAAAGGTTACGACAAAATTTTTAAGACTGCGCTGAAAACCATCCTCAAAGGCATAGAAAATGACCTTGAAGATTTCAATGTGTTTTATGATGAATGGTTTTCTGAAAAGTCTTTACATGATTCAGACACCATTGATCGTGCTTTAGATAAATTAAAAGAAGGCGGCCACCTTTATAAAAAAGAAGGGGCTTTGTGGTTCAATGCGACGCACTTTGGTGACGAGAAAGACCGTGTGGTGATGCGTGAAAACGGTTTAAAAACCTACTTTGCCTCTGACATTGCTTATTTAATGAATAAATTTGAGCGTGGTTTTGATCACCTTATATATGTATTTGGAGCTGACCATCACGGCTACATTGCACGCATGAAAGCCGCAGCCAAAGCCATGGGCTTTGATGCAGATCGAATTACCATTTTATTGGTTCAATTCGCTCATCTGTTTAAAAATGGAGAAAAACTGCCTATGTCGACCCGATCAGGTCAGTTTGTCACTTTAAAAGAATTGGTTGAAGAAGTCGGCTGCGATGCGGCGCGTTTTTTCTATGTGATGCGCTCACATGACCAGCACTTAGATTTCGATATGGATTTGGCTAAATCAGAAACCAATGACAATCCAGTGCACTACATTCAGTATGCACATGCCAGAATTTGTAGCATATTCAGAAAGCTGGAGGAGCAAAGTTGGCCACACAATGAAGAAATCGGCCATGTATCAATCCAAGAACTAAATGAAGAACACGAGCAAGACATCATTAAAATGTTGTCGCAATACCCTGAAACAATTCAAAAAGCAGGTCAAAGCTACAGCGTTAACACGGTCGCCAATTACCTGCGAGAGTTGGCTCAATTGTTCCACAGCTATTACAACGCGCATCATATTCGAATCGATAACGAGAATTTACGTAACGCACGGTTAAACTTGTGTGAAGCCACCCGTTTGGTGCTGGCTAATGGGCTCAAACTGTTGGGTGCTTCTGCGCCTGAAACCATGCATGCTGAAGACAAAAAATAA
- a CDS encoding ferrous iron transport protein A produces MKAMQLSQATKGNSYQICDKQCSDALNQKLTLMGLGMGMVVELIALYKHGAVVQTPFGNIAVGSDLIDTISVALI; encoded by the coding sequence ATGAAAGCGATGCAATTATCACAAGCCACCAAGGGAAACAGTTACCAAATTTGTGACAAACAATGTTCAGATGCTTTGAACCAAAAGCTCACATTGATGGGTTTGGGCATGGGCATGGTTGTTGAGTTGATTGCACTGTATAAGCATGGTGCAGTTGTTCAAACACCCTTTGGGAACATCGCCGTTGGATCTGATTTAATCGATACCATTTCAGTCGCGCTGATTTAA
- a CDS encoding SPOR domain-containing protein: MAKKKTTKKRSVRKTSRKAGHKRPVPGWIILVGGILFGLLLATFIYVKGWVPQPISHPDQPVPGQTQTQGKPVEDVSQTVKKKKNDYDFYSVLPEMEVVIPKEELKQHAARDTKKYSFILQVASFKNLKDAEELKARIAFSGQIAHIQSIDVNGTQWHRVRVGPFESGREADKQKRALEGNGHQALILKETL, from the coding sequence ATGGCCAAGAAGAAAACCACAAAGAAAAGAAGCGTCAGAAAAACCAGTCGAAAAGCCGGCCATAAAAGACCAGTTCCCGGTTGGATTATTTTGGTTGGCGGCATTTTGTTCGGCTTGTTACTGGCCACATTTATTTATGTTAAAGGCTGGGTGCCACAACCCATAAGCCACCCTGACCAACCAGTACCTGGACAAACTCAAACACAAGGCAAACCTGTTGAAGACGTCAGTCAAACAGTGAAAAAGAAAAAAAATGACTATGATTTTTACAGTGTTTTACCAGAAATGGAAGTGGTCATCCCCAAAGAAGAATTGAAACAACACGCCGCTCGTGACACCAAAAAATACTCCTTTATTCTTCAAGTGGCTTCATTTAAAAACTTAAAAGATGCAGAAGAACTGAAAGCGCGCATTGCTTTTTCTGGTCAAATAGCACACATACAATCCATAGACGTTAATGGCACACAATGGCACCGCGTGCGAGTGGGACCTTTTGAATCAGGCAGAGAAGCTGACAAACAAAAACGCGCACTGGAAGGCAATGGTCATCAAGCGTTGATACTGAAAGAAACCTTATAG